A stretch of the uncultured Cohaesibacter sp. genome encodes the following:
- a CDS encoding single-stranded DNA-binding protein — translation MAGSVNKVILVGNLGNDPDIRRTQDGRPIANLSVATSESWKDRNTGERREKTEWHRVVIFNEGLCRIAEQYLRKGSKVYLEGQLQTRKWQDQSGQDRYSTEVVLQGFNGNLTMLDNRGEGGGTFGGQQGGDFGGAGGNFGGQKSDPYSGQRGGSQQSGQPASNFRDDLDDDIPF, via the coding sequence CAAAGTCATCCTCGTGGGCAATTTGGGCAATGACCCGGATATTCGCCGCACGCAGGACGGCCGCCCCATCGCCAATCTCTCGGTCGCCACTTCCGAAAGCTGGAAGGATCGCAACACCGGCGAGCGTCGTGAAAAAACCGAATGGCATCGGGTGGTGATTTTCAATGAAGGACTGTGCCGTATTGCCGAGCAATATTTGCGCAAGGGGTCGAAGGTGTATCTGGAAGGCCAGCTGCAGACCCGCAAATGGCAGGATCAGAGCGGTCAGGATCGCTATTCAACTGAAGTTGTTCTGCAGGGCTTCAATGGCAACCTGACCATGCTGGACAATCGCGGTGAAGGCGGCGGCACCTTTGGTGGCCAGCAGGGCGGCGATTTCGGTGGGGCTGGCGGCAACTTTGGTGGCCAGAAGTCCGATCCCTATAGCGGTCAACGCGGTGGATCACAGCAGAGCGGCCAACCCGCAAGCAATTTCCGTGATGATTTGGACGACGATATTCCGTTTTGA
- a CDS encoding cation diffusion facilitator family transporter: protein MAAGSKKVIYAALAGNALIAITKFIASSITGSSAMMAEGIHSLVDTGNQGLLLYGIRRASQPADKKHPFGYGAELYFWAFVVALLIFAVGAGLSIYEGIHKVLEPTEIADPTINFVVLALAICFEGWAWMVAFKEFSTTKGKKGWVAAVQDSKDPTVFTVLFEDSAAMLGLVVAGIGISIAYYFHIPWMDGAASIVIGIILATTAFLLAYETKGLLIGEAASEELESEITAVVANHPAVTTVNELRTLHRGPNEILLTLSLDFRNDLMVGELEKVIADLETLIRTRFESIHRIFIEAQSYKDHVSVAKTMNEQA from the coding sequence TTGGCTGCTGGGTCCAAAAAGGTCATTTATGCCGCACTGGCAGGCAATGCATTGATTGCCATTACCAAATTTATCGCATCATCCATCACCGGCTCGTCCGCCATGATGGCCGAAGGCATTCACTCACTGGTGGATACGGGCAATCAGGGCCTGCTGCTCTATGGCATCCGTCGGGCCTCGCAGCCCGCAGATAAAAAGCATCCGTTCGGCTATGGGGCAGAGCTCTATTTCTGGGCTTTTGTCGTGGCCTTGCTGATCTTTGCTGTTGGCGCTGGTCTCTCCATTTACGAAGGCATTCACAAGGTGCTTGAGCCGACCGAGATTGCCGACCCGACCATCAACTTCGTGGTGCTCGCCCTTGCCATCTGCTTTGAGGGCTGGGCCTGGATGGTGGCGTTTAAGGAATTCAGCACCACAAAAGGCAAGAAAGGCTGGGTGGCCGCGGTTCAGGACTCCAAGGATCCTACCGTTTTCACCGTCCTGTTTGAAGACTCAGCAGCGATGCTGGGGCTGGTTGTCGCAGGCATTGGCATTTCCATCGCCTATTATTTCCACATTCCATGGATGGATGGCGCCGCCTCCATTGTCATTGGCATCATACTGGCGACAACGGCCTTCCTGCTTGCTTATGAAACCAAGGGATTGCTGATCGGCGAAGCCGCATCTGAGGAACTTGAAAGCGAAATCACAGCCGTGGTGGCCAATCACCCTGCAGTGACCACAGTCAATGAACTGCGCACCCTTCATCGCGGCCCCAATGAGATTCTCTTGACCCTCAGCCTCGATTTCCGCAACGACTTGATGGTTGGAGAACTGGAGAAGGTCATTGCGGATCTCGAAACCCTGATCCGCACCCGGTTTGAAAGCATCCATCGGATCTTCATCGAGGCCCAATCCTACAAGGATCACGTCTCGGTCGCCAAGACGATGAATGAACAGGCCTGA
- a CDS encoding efflux RND transporter periplasmic adaptor subunit, with protein MSLLIVTNRVQAEDFVVEAKVIDDNKAVFATVESTDAIAARVRISGTVTDLTATEGDLVQEGAVIAVVKDPKIDLRIDAIDAQIRAAEREIANIKTEQERAQALFQRGSTTKARLDQINTQYDVAKSKLEASEAEKAVIVRQLEEGAVLAPQTGRVLDVAITVGSVVMPGEAVATIAKDHYILRLSLPERHARFLKTGDKVALAARGQDCDKGCSRSGTIAKVYPQIANGRVLADATVEGLGDYFVGERILVRVSAGERSALLVPRDLVFTRFGVDFVTAKLADGALTDIAVQVGRSHLLGARMMTEVLSGIDEGDILVQPQGGEHGQK; from the coding sequence ATGTCGCTGTTGATTGTGACGAACCGCGTTCAGGCTGAGGACTTTGTCGTCGAGGCGAAGGTGATCGACGACAACAAGGCGGTTTTTGCAACCGTTGAAAGCACGGATGCGATTGCCGCACGGGTGCGAATCTCCGGTACTGTGACCGATTTGACGGCGACCGAAGGGGATTTGGTGCAGGAAGGGGCCGTGATCGCAGTGGTCAAGGATCCCAAAATCGATTTGCGGATTGATGCCATCGACGCCCAAATCCGGGCGGCAGAGCGCGAGATTGCCAACATCAAGACCGAGCAGGAGCGGGCGCAAGCCTTGTTTCAGCGCGGCTCAACCACAAAGGCAAGGCTGGATCAGATCAATACGCAATATGATGTCGCAAAGAGCAAGCTGGAAGCATCCGAAGCCGAGAAGGCTGTGATAGTGCGCCAGTTGGAAGAGGGAGCTGTCTTGGCTCCGCAAACCGGTCGGGTGCTTGATGTCGCGATAACGGTTGGCTCGGTGGTCATGCCGGGCGAAGCGGTCGCGACCATTGCCAAGGATCATTATATTCTTCGTTTGTCGCTGCCGGAACGCCATGCGCGCTTTTTGAAGACGGGTGACAAGGTGGCACTCGCCGCGCGCGGACAGGATTGCGACAAGGGCTGTAGCCGCTCTGGCACGATTGCCAAAGTCTATCCGCAAATTGCCAATGGTCGCGTTTTGGCGGATGCCACTGTTGAGGGATTGGGAGACTATTTTGTTGGTGAGCGCATTCTGGTGCGTGTCAGTGCCGGGGAGCGTTCTGCCTTGCTGGTTCCGCGGGATCTGGTTTTTACCCGTTTCGGGGTTGATTTCGTCACCGCCAAACTGGCCGATGGCGCGTTGACCGACATTGCGGTGCAGGTAGGCCGCAGTCACCTTTTAGGTGCCAGAATGATGACCGAAGTCCTCTCCGGCATTGATGAGGGTGACATTCTTGTCCAGCCGCAAGGGGGCGAGCATGGACAGAAATAA
- a CDS encoding efflux RND transporter permease subunit codes for MDRNKHGLGLSGGLAKSFIRSPLTPLLLITSFALGLVALMALPREEEPQISVPMVDIHVRADGLKAADAVKLITEPLETIVKSIDGVEHVYSNSYDDQVVVTARFLVGTSSDSAVLRVHDKIRANLSAIPVGIPEPLVVGRGIDDVAINVLTLSPDASVADRWTDAALYDIADELRVELSKLDDIGLTYLVGGQTDQIRIEPDPEKLALYGLTLQQLVGKVQSANTSFMTGAFREKNHALPVAVGQTLQSTSEIGLLVLTSRDGRPVYVQDVARIVVGESQKDHRVWNLKRNEKGGFDRLPAVSLAIAKRKGANAVDISHAILKRVEQLKGQLIPEDIHVDVTRNYGDTANDKANELLYHLGLATISIVILVGVAIGVREGLVVLIVIPTTILLTLAAAYLMGYTINRVSLFALIFAIGILVDDAIVMIENISRHWAMKDDRSKMQAAIEGVAEVGNPTVIATLTVVAALLPMMFVSGMMGPYMSPIPAVASAAMVLSFFVAVMLTPWLMNLIGKPGHTEAADGGILGRSYRFVANPILSGRGRAWIFLLLVGVATIASTLLIYSKDVTVKLLPFDNKSELQVIADLPEGSSLEATDRLLSAAADRLKGIAEITSIQSHAGTSAPFGFNGLVRHYFFRTNPEQGDLQINLVSKDERDRTSHAVALEVRKLIADVPQPKGTVLKVVEVPPGPPVLATLLAEIYGPDPETRRAVAAEVRTLFEDVPFIVDVDDSFGTPTTRARIRIDQDNLEYHRVEQGDVYQTIRYYLNGQVVGYSHKGGGRRPVEIAVKPNRSDLTISERLLTIPVPQNAIPGERGVIELGDVVRIEREKASFPIFRHNGRSAEMVQADLAGDFEAPIYGMLAVQDKIDAHDWGDLPKPTVLLNGQPGDESTVSMLWDGEWEVTWVTFRDMGAAFAIAILAIYALVVAQFHSFRVPLVVLTPIPLTLIGIMIGHWLFDAAFTATSMIGFIALAGIIVRNSILLVDFVGHEKGSGRPLKEVLLEAGAIRFKPIMLTALAAMIGAAVILADPIFQGLAISLLFGLASSTLLTVLVIPAIYVALKGVDKPM; via the coding sequence ATGGACAGAAATAAGCACGGCCTCGGCCTGTCGGGTGGATTGGCGAAAAGCTTTATCCGTTCGCCTTTGACACCCTTGTTGCTGATCACTTCCTTTGCGCTTGGTCTGGTTGCCTTGATGGCGCTGCCGCGTGAGGAAGAGCCGCAGATTTCGGTTCCGATGGTTGATATCCATGTGCGGGCCGATGGCTTGAAAGCCGCTGATGCGGTCAAGCTGATTACCGAGCCGTTGGAGACCATCGTCAAGAGCATTGATGGTGTCGAGCATGTTTATTCCAACAGCTATGACGATCAGGTGGTGGTGACCGCGCGCTTTTTGGTTGGTACCAGCTCTGATTCAGCGGTTTTGCGGGTGCATGACAAGATCCGCGCCAATCTTTCCGCCATTCCGGTCGGAATTCCTGAACCGCTAGTGGTGGGTCGTGGCATTGATGATGTCGCGATCAATGTACTGACCCTGTCGCCAGATGCGTCCGTTGCCGATCGCTGGACCGATGCGGCTCTTTATGACATTGCAGATGAATTGAGAGTGGAGCTGTCCAAGCTTGATGATATCGGTCTCACCTATCTGGTGGGAGGCCAGACGGATCAAATCCGAATCGAGCCGGACCCGGAAAAGCTGGCGCTTTATGGCCTGACCTTGCAGCAATTGGTGGGCAAGGTGCAGTCGGCCAACACGTCCTTCATGACCGGGGCTTTCCGCGAGAAAAATCACGCGCTCCCGGTTGCCGTGGGTCAAACCTTGCAAAGCACGTCCGAGATCGGATTGTTGGTTTTGACCAGCCGCGACGGGCGCCCGGTCTATGTTCAGGATGTGGCGCGGATTGTGGTGGGTGAGAGCCAGAAGGACCATCGGGTCTGGAACCTCAAGCGCAACGAGAAGGGCGGTTTTGATCGCTTGCCCGCTGTGTCGCTGGCAATTGCCAAGCGCAAGGGGGCGAATGCGGTCGATATTTCCCACGCCATCCTTAAACGTGTCGAGCAATTGAAGGGCCAATTGATCCCCGAAGATATTCATGTTGACGTCACCCGCAATTATGGCGACACAGCCAATGATAAAGCCAATGAGCTGCTTTATCATCTGGGGCTGGCGACCATTTCGATTGTCATTCTGGTGGGAGTTGCCATTGGGGTGCGCGAAGGTTTGGTGGTTTTGATCGTCATTCCGACGACCATTTTGCTGACATTGGCCGCGGCTTATTTGATGGGCTACACGATCAACCGCGTGTCCTTGTTTGCGCTGATTTTTGCCATCGGTATTCTGGTTGATGATGCCATTGTGATGATCGAGAATATCTCGCGGCATTGGGCTATGAAGGATGATCGCTCCAAGATGCAGGCAGCGATTGAAGGGGTGGCGGAAGTTGGCAACCCGACGGTGATCGCCACCCTGACTGTGGTGGCCGCCTTGTTACCCATGATGTTTGTCTCAGGCATGATGGGGCCTTATATGAGCCCGATCCCTGCGGTGGCCTCGGCGGCGATGGTCTTGTCCTTCTTCGTGGCGGTGATGCTGACGCCGTGGCTGATGAATCTCATCGGCAAACCGGGCCATACCGAAGCGGCAGATGGCGGCATTCTGGGGCGGAGCTATCGTTTTGTGGCCAACCCGATCCTGTCTGGGCGTGGAAGGGCCTGGATATTCCTGTTGCTGGTTGGAGTGGCGACCATTGCCTCGACCTTGCTCATCTATTCCAAAGACGTCACGGTCAAGCTGTTACCCTTTGACAACAAATCCGAGTTGCAGGTGATTGCCGATCTGCCCGAGGGATCCAGTCTGGAGGCAACCGACCGTTTGTTGTCGGCGGCGGCGGATCGTTTGAAAGGCATTGCCGAAATCACGTCGATCCAGTCGCATGCAGGAACGTCTGCGCCTTTCGGCTTCAATGGGCTGGTGCGGCATTATTTCTTCCGCACAAATCCGGAGCAGGGAGACTTGCAGATCAATCTGGTCAGCAAGGATGAGCGTGATCGTACCAGTCATGCGGTGGCGTTGGAAGTCCGCAAACTGATCGCTGACGTGCCACAGCCAAAAGGGACAGTGTTGAAAGTGGTTGAAGTGCCACCCGGACCGCCGGTCCTTGCGACCCTTTTGGCCGAAATCTATGGCCCGGATCCGGAAACCCGACGTGCGGTGGCGGCAGAAGTGCGCACCTTGTTTGAAGATGTGCCCTTCATTGTCGATGTTGACGACAGTTTTGGCACTCCGACCACACGTGCGCGCATTCGCATCGATCAGGACAATCTGGAATATCACCGGGTCGAGCAGGGCGATGTCTATCAGACCATTCGCTACTATCTGAACGGGCAAGTGGTTGGCTATTCCCACAAGGGCGGCGGGCGTCGTCCGGTTGAGATTGCAGTCAAACCCAATCGGTCTGATCTCACGATTTCGGAGCGTTTGCTGACCATTCCGGTGCCGCAAAATGCCATTCCGGGCGAGCGTGGTGTCATTGAGCTTGGGGATGTGGTTCGCATCGAGCGAGAGAAGGCGAGCTTCCCGATATTTCGACATAACGGTCGCTCGGCTGAAATGGTGCAAGCCGATCTTGCCGGGGATTTTGAAGCCCCGATCTATGGCATGCTGGCAGTGCAGGACAAGATCGACGCCCATGATTGGGGCGATCTGCCAAAGCCGACAGTTTTGCTCAATGGTCAACCTGGTGACGAGTCCACGGTTTCGATGCTGTGGGACGGAGAATGGGAAGTGACCTGGGTCACGTTCCGCGACATGGGGGCGGCCTTTGCCATTGCCATTCTCGCCATCTATGCCCTGGTGGTGGCCCAGTTCCACTCCTTCCGGGTGCCGTTGGTTGTGTTGACGCCCATTCCTTTGACACTGATTGGCATCATGATCGGCCACTGGCTGTTTGATGCTGCCTTCACAGCGACGTCGATGATTGGCTTCATTGCTTTGGCCGGCATCATCGTGCGTAACTCGATCCTGTTGGTTGATTTCGTTGGTCACGAAAAGGGATCCGGGCGGCCCTTGAAAGAGGTGTTGCTGGAGGCAGGTGCCATCCGCTTCAAACCGATCATGTTGACCGCTTTGGCGGCGATGATCGGGGCTGCTGTCATTTTGGCAGATCCGATCTTTCAGGGGCTGGCGATTTCGCTGTTGTTCGGTCTGGCCTCCTCGACCCTCCTGACGGTTCTGGTCATCCCGGCCATCTATGTGGCGCTCAAAGGGGTCGACAAGCCCATGTAG
- a CDS encoding CYTH and CHAD domain-containing protein has translation MSKKTAKELELKIKMDMGELRALQAKAEARAGSDAIPTLKRLRSIYFDTADYALRKAGIAMRVRDNDGCWIQTIKAKTRVEGGLSNPLESEIEIAGPKPQPDQIVDCDLRAKVKDVINDALVLPVFETVVERTSFDLHTANGGCVELAIDTGHVFSDKGLQPIGEAELELKYGNTADLLVLAGELFNGQPCRLASHNKATLGYVLIGAESAKPSKPKRLTLPTLVTGQTIEQAFVAQMDCVVAGILHNWRVMREGTDPEGPHQLRVNLRLLRSLLKAYRPVIDAPNLRTLNKKARALSLLVGQLRDMDVLVEDIYLPVVSNTDGNLSDEQRILTGRLKRYRDMVRRHVLEELDQWSHASFQIELALFTRQKAWRKHVSKADRKAPIDGLAAKALDKSLKQAKRHGDYVLKLTPLERHTMRKRLKTLRYQGQLFASLYDTDKTKAFNKRLKALQKIFGYINDVVMAEKLAAVTQLAGGCDENDAAIVAHVLETHKAETDHAWEKAKKRWKQFDRAKMFWH, from the coding sequence ATGAGTAAAAAGACGGCCAAGGAGCTTGAGCTGAAAATCAAGATGGATATGGGAGAGCTCCGCGCCCTGCAAGCCAAGGCCGAGGCGCGTGCTGGCAGTGACGCCATCCCGACTCTCAAGCGGCTGCGATCCATCTATTTCGACACAGCCGATTACGCCTTGCGCAAAGCGGGCATTGCCATGCGCGTGCGCGACAATGACGGCTGCTGGATCCAGACCATCAAGGCCAAGACACGGGTTGAGGGCGGGCTGTCAAACCCGCTCGAAAGCGAAATCGAAATTGCTGGCCCTAAACCACAGCCCGACCAGATTGTCGATTGCGACCTGCGGGCCAAGGTAAAAGACGTCATCAATGACGCACTGGTCCTGCCCGTCTTTGAAACCGTGGTGGAACGCACCAGCTTTGACCTGCACACCGCCAATGGAGGCTGTGTCGAGCTGGCCATCGATACGGGCCATGTCTTCAGCGACAAGGGTCTTCAGCCCATCGGCGAAGCGGAGCTGGAACTCAAATATGGCAATACAGCTGATTTGCTCGTGCTCGCCGGAGAATTGTTCAACGGCCAGCCCTGCCGTTTGGCCAGCCACAACAAGGCAACCCTTGGATATGTGCTGATCGGGGCGGAAAGCGCCAAGCCGTCAAAACCCAAACGCCTCACCCTACCAACTCTCGTGACAGGCCAGACCATTGAGCAAGCCTTTGTCGCGCAAATGGATTGCGTTGTCGCGGGCATCCTTCACAATTGGCGCGTCATGCGCGAGGGCACCGACCCCGAAGGGCCGCATCAATTACGCGTCAATTTGCGCCTGCTGCGCAGCCTTTTAAAGGCCTACCGCCCGGTGATCGACGCCCCGAACCTCAGAACACTCAACAAGAAGGCGCGCGCCCTGTCACTGCTTGTGGGCCAACTGCGCGACATGGATGTGCTGGTCGAAGACATTTACTTGCCGGTAGTCTCGAATACCGACGGCAATCTCAGCGACGAGCAGCGCATCCTGACCGGTCGCCTCAAGCGCTATAGAGACATGGTCCGCAGGCATGTGCTTGAAGAGCTGGACCAATGGTCCCACGCCTCCTTCCAGATCGAGTTGGCGCTTTTCACCCGACAGAAGGCATGGCGCAAGCATGTCTCGAAGGCCGACAGGAAGGCACCCATCGATGGCTTGGCAGCCAAGGCATTGGACAAATCCCTCAAACAGGCCAAACGCCATGGCGACTATGTGCTGAAGCTCACGCCGCTTGAGCGCCATACCATGCGCAAGCGTCTTAAGACCCTGCGCTATCAGGGACAGCTCTTTGCATCCCTTTATGACACCGACAAAACGAAGGCCTTCAACAAGCGCCTGAAGGCTTTGCAGAAAATCTTTGGCTATATCAATGACGTTGTGATGGCTGAAAAGCTTGCTGCGGTCACCCAATTGGCAGGCGGCTGCGACGAGAATGACGCTGCCATCGTCGCCCATGTGCTCGAAACCCACAAAGCCGAAACCGATCACGCGTGGGAAAAGGCGAAAAAGCGCTGGAAACAATTCGATCGGGCCAAAATGTTCTGGCACTGA
- a CDS encoding MarC family protein encodes MLPIDTLLNAFVTLFVTIDPIGLAPIFLAVTSGASKQERFQIGIRAVIVAAGILLTFAFVGQAILSVLGISLPAFRIAGGLLLFFIAFEMVFEKRKERKSKSAEEALSDDEMHDIAVFPLAIPLISGPGAISAVLLLSSQSTNWVEMTSILAIIASVLLLVLITFAIAGWVEKALGDSGRNVLTRLLGVLLSALAIQFVADGVRAMITG; translated from the coding sequence ATGCTGCCAATTGATACATTGCTGAATGCCTTTGTAACCCTGTTTGTGACCATCGACCCGATTGGCCTTGCACCAATCTTTCTGGCGGTCACCAGTGGCGCATCCAAGCAGGAGCGTTTTCAGATCGGAATTCGTGCAGTCATTGTAGCTGCGGGAATTTTGCTCACTTTCGCCTTTGTCGGCCAAGCAATCTTGTCTGTGCTCGGCATCTCCCTGCCCGCCTTTCGCATTGCCGGTGGCTTGCTGCTCTTTTTCATTGCCTTTGAAATGGTCTTTGAGAAGCGCAAGGAACGCAAATCCAAATCCGCAGAAGAAGCCCTGTCTGACGATGAGATGCATGACATCGCCGTCTTCCCGCTGGCCATCCCGCTGATTTCCGGCCCCGGAGCCATCTCCGCGGTGCTGTTGCTTTCTTCCCAATCCACCAATTGGGTTGAAATGACGTCCATTCTGGCCATCATCGCCTCTGTGCTTCTGCTGGTTCTGATCACCTTTGCCATTGCTGGGTGGGTGGAAAAGGCGCTTGGCGACAGTGGCCGCAATGTCCTGACCCGCCTGCTGGGTGTGCTTCTCTCTGCTCTGGCCATTCAGTTTGTCGCCGATGGCGTCCGCGCCATGATTACCGGTTGA
- the gyrA gene encoding DNA gyrase subunit A has translation MNDSGDGLTVDIKPTSITDEMKRSYLDYAMSVIVSRALPDVRDGLKPVHRRILYSMHENGYEWNKPYRKSARVVGDVMGKYHPHGDSAIYEALVRMTQDFSLRLPLIDGQGNFGSVDGDSAAAMRYTECRLEKVAESILGDLDKDTVDFLDNYDASETEPVVMPSRIPNLLVNGAGGIAVGMATNIPPHNLGEVIDAAIALIDNPALSSDDLLDYAPGPDFPTGGIILGRAGIRNYYNTGRGSVMMRGKVDIEEIRKDRMALIVTEIPYQVNKATMIEKIAEAVRDKRIEGISDIRDESDRQGMRVVVELKRDAVPDVVLNQLYRFSQLQTSFGTNMVALNGGKPELMNLRDVLHAFNQFREEVVSRRTKFLLNKARDRAHILVGLAIAVANIDEVIRLIRNAPDPSTARNQLMERRWPATDVADLIVLIDDPRHRINEDGTYYLSEEQARAILELRLARLTAIGRDEVGDELNALGEKITDYLDILRSRERIYAIVKQEMLDLKEEFATPRRTEIIEGGADFDDEDLIQREEMVVTVSHAGYIKRVPLSTYRAQRRGGKGRSGMATKDEDFVTRLFVGNTHTPVLFFSSRGIAYKMKVWRLPLSAPQGKGKALINLLPLQQGERITSILPLPEDEESWETLDLMFATISGSVRRNKLSDFKLVNRNGKIAMKFEDGSDDGIVGVETCNADDDVLLTTANGQCIRFPVDDVRVFQSRGSTGVRGIRLEEDDKVISMSILRHFDATPDERNEYLRRANAMRRALHGEEAEETVEIEEGAAAGAELGDKYAAMDAAEQFVLTISENGFGKRTSSYEYRTSGRGGKGIVAMAVNDRNGPLIASFPAEESDQIMLVTDGGQLIRCPIDGIRIAGRSTQGVTVFKTREGERVVSVEKISEEDHDVEAEEDAEGEGNGDTPPAAGPADPSGDES, from the coding sequence ATGAACGATTCGGGCGACGGACTAACCGTCGATATCAAGCCCACTTCCATCACGGATGAAATGAAACGCAGCTATCTCGATTACGCCATGAGCGTGATCGTCAGCCGCGCTTTGCCCGATGTGCGCGACGGCCTCAAGCCGGTGCATCGACGCATTCTTTATTCCATGCATGAGAATGGCTACGAGTGGAACAAGCCCTACCGCAAATCGGCCCGTGTGGTCGGTGACGTGATGGGTAAGTATCACCCGCATGGTGATAGCGCGATCTATGAAGCCCTTGTGCGCATGACGCAGGATTTCTCCCTGCGCCTGCCGCTGATCGACGGGCAGGGCAACTTTGGCTCTGTCGACGGTGATAGCGCGGCTGCGATGCGTTACACGGAATGTCGTCTGGAAAAGGTCGCTGAGTCGATCCTGGGCGATCTCGACAAGGACACCGTCGACTTCCTCGACAACTATGATGCGTCCGAGACCGAGCCTGTCGTAATGCCGTCCCGTATTCCGAACCTTCTGGTCAACGGGGCTGGCGGTATTGCGGTGGGGATGGCAACCAACATTCCACCGCACAATCTGGGCGAGGTGATCGACGCTGCGATTGCCCTGATCGATAATCCGGCCTTGTCGTCTGACGATCTGTTGGACTATGCGCCGGGCCCGGATTTCCCGACTGGCGGCATCATTCTAGGCCGTGCTGGCATTCGCAACTATTATAATACCGGTCGCGGATCGGTGATGATGCGCGGCAAGGTCGATATTGAGGAGATCCGCAAGGATCGCATGGCGCTGATTGTCACCGAGATCCCGTATCAGGTGAACAAGGCGACGATGATCGAGAAAATCGCCGAGGCGGTGCGTGACAAGCGCATTGAGGGCATTTCCGATATCCGCGATGAATCCGACCGTCAGGGTATGCGGGTTGTCGTTGAGTTGAAACGCGATGCGGTGCCCGATGTGGTGCTCAACCAGCTTTATCGTTTCAGCCAGCTGCAAACCTCTTTTGGCACCAACATGGTGGCGCTGAATGGTGGCAAGCCGGAGTTGATGAATCTGCGCGACGTGCTGCATGCTTTCAACCAGTTCCGGGAAGAAGTGGTCAGCCGCCGGACCAAGTTTCTGCTCAACAAGGCCCGCGATCGCGCTCATATTCTGGTTGGTTTGGCAATTGCCGTTGCCAATATCGACGAAGTCATCCGCTTGATCCGCAATGCGCCGGATCCGTCAACGGCGCGCAACCAGTTGATGGAACGCCGTTGGCCCGCCACGGATGTGGCTGATCTGATTGTACTGATTGACGATCCGCGTCACAGGATCAATGAGGACGGGACTTATTATCTTTCCGAAGAACAGGCCCGCGCCATTCTTGAATTGCGTCTGGCTCGTTTGACGGCAATTGGTCGTGACGAAGTTGGCGATGAGCTGAATGCCCTGGGTGAAAAAATCACCGACTATTTGGACATTCTGCGGTCGCGCGAGCGGATCTATGCCATCGTCAAGCAGGAAATGCTTGATTTGAAAGAAGAATTCGCGACCCCTCGACGCACCGAGATTATCGAAGGTGGTGCCGATTTTGATGATGAAGACCTCATCCAGCGTGAAGAAATGGTGGTTACCGTTTCCCATGCCGGTTACATCAAGCGCGTGCCGCTTTCCACCTATCGCGCCCAGCGCCGTGGTGGCAAGGGACGCTCGGGCATGGCAACCAAGGATGAAGATTTCGTCACGCGGCTGTTTGTGGGCAATACGCACACGCCGGTGCTGTTCTTCTCATCGCGCGGCATTGCCTACAAGATGAAGGTCTGGCGTTTGCCACTGTCCGCGCCGCAAGGCAAGGGCAAGGCATTGATCAATCTGTTGCCTTTGCAGCAAGGCGAGCGGATCACCTCGATTCTGCCTCTTCCTGAGGATGAGGAGAGCTGGGAAACCCTGGATCTGATGTTTGCGACCATCTCCGGTTCGGTGCGCCGCAACAAACTGTCCGACTTCAAGCTGGTCAATCGCAATGGCAAGATCGCGATGAAGTTTGAAGATGGTTCAGATGACGGCATTGTCGGGGTTGAGACTTGCAACGCGGACGATGATGTGTTGCTGACGACGGCCAATGGTCAGTGCATTCGCTTCCCGGTTGATGATGTGCGTGTATTCCAGAGCCGTGGCTCGACCGGTGTGCGCGGCATTCGTCTGGAAGAGGACGACAAGGTGATATCCATGTCGATCCTGCGGCATTTCGATGCAACGCCCGATGAGCGCAACGAATATCTGCGCCGTGCCAATGCCATGCGCCGTGCCCTTCATGGTGAAGAAGCCGAAGAGACTGTTGAGATCGAAGAAGGGGCAGCAGCCGGTGCCGAACTTGGCGATAAATATGCCGCCATGGACGCAGCCGAGCAGTTTGTTCTGACAATTTCGGAGAATGGCTTTGGCAAGCGGACCTCGTCCTATGAATATCGGACCTCAGGTCGCGGCGGCAAAGGCATTGTTGCCATGGCGGTGAATGACCGCAATGGTCCGCTGATTGCCAGCTTCCCGGCCGAAGAAAGCGATCAGATCATGCTGGTCACAGATGGTGGTCAGTTGATCCGTTGTCCGATTGATGGCATCCGTATCGCAGGTCGTTCGACGCAGGGTGTGACGGTGTTCAAGACCCGTGAGGGTGAGCGTGTTGTCTCGGTTGAGAAAATCTCCGAGGAAGATCATGACGTCGAAGCCGAAGAGGATGCTGAAGGCGAAGGCAATGGTGATACACCACCAGCTGCTGGTCCTGCTGATCCATCTGGGGACGAAAGCTGA